DNA from Malus sylvestris chromosome 11, drMalSylv7.2, whole genome shotgun sequence:
ctcTAACTCTCAAGTTTAAATTTCTTGAATAGGTGTTATTTCCAAATTTCTATGAGtgagaatttaaaaacaaaaaattccattgtatttttttaggttaacaaacaagaaaatttacaaattctagaaaataaagttCCGTCATTTCTATTTCTgtcattttgaaattttttagtaatcttaaattttctcattttattttcttgtgttttAGAAAGTGTAATTTAGTAGTGAAATAAGAGAGGGATTGTGGTATTACTAAATTTGGATATCTGGGTTTgttttctaattaaaaattaatgtgAGGTTATagtgttatttgtttttgtgaGCATTACCAAATGAATTATTGGTTTTTCGAGATTGCATCACGGATTAATCAAACGAAGTTTTTGTTAGTCCCTTGCTTGTCCTTGTTTTTAGGGTTGCGTGAAAATACCTGTAGGTTGGTTCATTGGAACtgattgttttggttttggcacaatctgaaattttatttggtaGCATGCGATActaataacccacactatttttgaaactgaaccaaaataatccaccctaaactaacaaaataatagttGCATGTGCATAAGACACGAACAGTACAACACATTCATTTAGCAGCAAAGTTGACGAAAACCTGGTACATTTGAAGGTAATGCAAACAAACAATACGTGCTAGTTCCAACTGTGTAGAGATCTGCTCGCTCGTGAGGCTAGAGCGACCGCCTTTGCTCTAGTATCCGTCATCACCCAGTCTCTCTCCGCACGTCGCCGATGCTGCCTTGCATTTTTGGCTCTCTTGGGGGCTAACCGAGTATCCCTTTCCTCAAATGCACGTCTAAACTTTTCAGCCACAGACAACTCCTCGGGGCTGGAAAGAGATGAAGGTATTGCCTTTGGTGTAAAACCACGCACCGCCCATGTTTTGGGATCAATATCCTTGACAACAGAATCATCCAATTGGATGTCTGGGAATGCCTCCTTGGGAACTTGGGTTCCACTGAATCCGAAGGGTGATGGCTTTGGATTTACTGTAATGCGCAGGCATTCGGTGGCAAATCCCTCAAGAGAATCATTATCAATCTTTGGCTGCAAAACATGAAAGGAGGAATTAAAACATCACAAGGCAGGAACAGATAAAGAAGCAGAAAGTGATTCTCCTACTTGTTTCTCTAGGGGCAGAATAATTGAATAGTCATAGCCGACCACAAACTCGTGCACCGCTTGCGGACCCAACTAATTACTAGTAGGGGCTGTAGCCCCCTATTAAATTTCCTTTAGGTTATTCAATCTTCCATATACATCTAAGCTTTCCTTGTGACACTGTTTTACACATCCCTACTCTTACTATTGCCGACATGCTACCATTCGAAGCCCAAAGATGGaatccattttttctttttaatcttTTCCAACTTTTCGGATAAGTTCACACAGAGAACCGAAAAATGTGTCCATTCTATTCATGGCATCGGGCATGGGATCACAACCTGTCTCGTTACAAGTTATCATTTGGTAATGCAAAGCATGTATGCATATGACAATAAAGGGAAAGTCAAGAAGACAGTCAAGCATTCTACTACGTAGGGAAGAGATGAAGCAACTTCATCATAACATAGTGGTGACAAAAGATCAAAGAAATTAATCATTGATGAAGAATAGTATCATAAAAGGACATGTTAAGTACATACCCATACAAGCCAACGCAATGACTCTGCACCATTCACAATTTCTGCAGTATTCAGTTCTTCCCAGGAATCTCCCTCTACATCATTCAACTTCGGTTTAAATACATCCAAGCACCTGCGTGCAGTGTGGTCACTCCTAGGGCTCCCTCTGCAATTCATAGCCTGTTATGAAGTTACTGGTAGTCAAACACAATATTACGGGCCACTAAAAGCACAAGGGGTGGAACAAAAAAGTAAAAGATTACTTGGCCTatactaattttattttagtggaGACAATTTCATATGATGATTACGAAGCAAAGGAATATGATTTTAGAAGCACCTTGGAGATATACTAGACAACTTCATATCTTATTATGATCAAATTGTTATTAATTCATTCCACAAGGTCAAGGTACAACTAAATTTTTCTACTTCGCAGTTAGAAAATTGAAAGTCAGTCACATTAACAACAAAGGAAAGATAGAAAAAAGCAACCGGGTTCAAATTCACTCAGGTGTTCGTATATCAATAAAACTTCTAATGTATAACAATGTCTTCTGGTTACAGAATCATTTCAATTCCAAAACCTCTAATCAAGACCATGGCAAAGATTGATGCGCATATAGAAACTTGTAATgaagtttaaatatttttttatgttaagGAAAGGTGTTTACCCGCATCTCAAAGTCTCCAATGATTGGCAACGCTGCACAAGTTCAGAAACTCCAGCAGCAGTGATTTTGTCACACCGGCTGCAGAAGAAATGTATCAGTATAACCACAAAGTTTCTTCAGACAAAACAGACTAGAGAGTTAGAAACCAAAACACATGTTGATTCCTTAAGTATTAGCCAATCGCTACTCAGgtgattgaaacaaatattaacTAAGACcaacaatttatataaatttGTGCCTCAAGGTTATTATAAACTTAAATACAGTTACAAAGTATCACACTTCACGGATTGGATATCGAAACTAAGACCAACAATCATCCGATTTCCGTTAAAACATTTCATCTTCTCCATGTTCAAAGTATGTTGGTGTCACTCAAATATCTTATTTAATCCGCAGTTAAGCCGATACACGATATTATCACACTGAGCATCCGTACCTAATATCAACAGCTTGAAGTGACCCACATATCTCGGCCACTTTTGCTAACCCGAAATCCGAAACATCTGATGCCGAAAGGTCAAGACTTTTCCATGTATGATCAGCCAAAGAGACAATAACATCGTCGTCGAGTAACTTTCTTCTTCTGGCAATTGCCACCAGTGCCACCTACCATATCAGAAATTGCAAAAATCTTGAGATTCAGAACCAGCAAATGTTAATTAGCTTCACATGTAAACAAAAACCCATCCACAACAAAGAAACCCATCACAGTTTTTTAccaaaagaaatcaaatttacagAAAAAAGTGGGTTTTGCTAATAAGGATAGAGAATAACCTTTATATCCGGCGGAAAGTTAAATGCAATCTCGGCCAAGTCGGGAATGATATCCTCCAAATGCCTGCCGACGATTCCGATACACAAACTTTGTAAACTCGGAGGAGTCTTGGCCCTTTCAAGCTGTGTTCCTGCCATGGATGTTTCAATTAAGCTCACAaatcgtgtatatatatacatacatacacatatatcTGTGCGTGTGTAAGTATCTGAAACAAATTCAACTTTGGGACGTACTGGAGGATTGGATTTGAGGGATTTGGGGGCTGGGATTGGATTTGGAAATCAAATCCAACTTGTTCAAAGAATTCGTAATCGAAGCGATGGCTCTTCCTTTTTCCATCAAAATCGAAAATCAAAGACTTTCTTCCCCGACTttcaaaatcaaaaccaaaacccctaAATCTAAAAGCCGCATGACACTATTTTCCCGACTTTTCCGATTTTACaaaaagaaaggagagagagttaggcatcaaatttgaaggtagAATTAAGCtttaatcaatatattaattcGATATAAATTGACATATGTTGTCGTTTTATTATATTAgaaatatgattgtgtaaattttaatagatgtaataatgtattttatatttctattatGAATAGATTaactattaaatgttgtaatcctaaacggtaaggaattaacattttctactattataaataagagtaaattgtacaaatggtccctcaactttaatcaaattggagcaatggtccctcaactaaaaatcaattaccattggtccctcaacttatcaaaatgtgtagctatagtcattttcatcaattttgtcaaaattttgtcaaaataagctatgttgaaatgaccatttatataattagggtccctcaactcatcaaagtgtataattatggttcttttcgtcaactatgtcaaaaaatttgtcaaaacgagttatattgtaaggaccattgctacaattggattaaagttagaggaccatttctccacttgaattaaagttcagggaccaatggtaatggatttttagttgagggaccatagctgcacgttttgataagttgagggaccaaaggtaatgaatttttagttgagggaccattgctccaattgagttaaagttaagggaccataactacaatttactctataaataaaggtacaataaGTGGAATAGAATACATCCACAATtatacatctctctcttctctctattaTTGCCGCAGATTCCCTCTCTCTATGacctccataattgtttagtaaattataCATACCCACAATtatacatctctctcttctctctattaTTGCCGCACCTTCCCTCTTTCTATGacctccataattgtttagtaaattatacctacaacacgttatcagcacactcTTGACGTTGCGCTAAAgagaatttgatcttcaatcagaggagtattacgttttaatcattcttattatgattaatttattattttgaattgatctacatgctattgattcaatttaatttttctgtgttgaacATGATACAACGCATTTGAAGATGCAATTCCGGGATATGTATAAGCCTAATTCAATACTCGAATTGCGTTGTaatttttgtatactttatagttgcatctaacctcctcgttagattgTCTACGTGCTCTCAATAGgaatcaagtcattcgtagttcaccattttCACTACACTCGAATATTCCTCACATAAACCGCCATGTCTCAACATAATACACAATTCAGCCGAGCAGCATCTCAAAGAGTAATCGATGAAGCGCAATAATAATCCATAGCCATTATGGTCAATGGTCTatcataatcataataattacaTCCAACATCATCCAATAATCACACCAAATAATAACACGTACAACACACTGAAATGCAGGGCTAGAGCAACACAGTTCAGCCGAAACCTACATCTCTGGAAAAAAGGGATTTCAGACCACCCAATGGAACCAAGACACCAAAGGGGATTCTAGACCATCACTTAACGGAATCGTAGAGTAAAAGGGATTTCGGACCATTGTTCAACGAAATCCAAACCatgatacgattccggaccatcacttaaCGGAATCACAAAGTATAAGGGATTCCAAatcatcactcaacggaatccaagcggatacgatttcggaccatcactcaacagaatcgcaAAGTATAATGTATAATACCaatcaatgaaacatgacatggaTGAAGTTCAGTTACTCAAGTTACAAAGACTCAACGAAACGAAACAAGAAATGAAATAATGACACGAGGGGTGAAACATGTTTCGAAGCAACAAACACCATGACAATGGGTTAACGGTCTactactagccctcacatttcatcacatcaatgCAATCATACAATACAAACCATAATCCCAATGCATAAGTCAAATCATACTTAATAAAAATAGATCAATGGCCAGAAATAAATATAACACTTCAATAGAATTCACATTTAATAAACATAGATCtatggcatatatatatatatattcacatttcaatagaaatttcatttataacccaaatcatattcacatatgatattaatataagaaatcAAGGCAATAactatatcacatatattcaaATCACTCACAGACCCAAGTGGTcccactagacttcacttaaTATTTCGTGGTACTAGATTTAGTATTTAGAACGTTTCGAGAcatattgaccaaaagtcaattcTCGATCAACGGTAGGGTCTACAACCTTACGtaattcgatccggaagatctgttCTTCAGATTTCTAATCCATAACTTCCCAGAGTCCATAGTATGCTCATAGAACCTCATACTAAATTCTCACCGAGATTTGACGGTCGGATCTCCACCAATTACTAGAAATAGGTGGCCGTTAACAATTAATTTTAccaacttagaaatccaattcaaGAAGATCTGTATGTCAGATTCTCAATCCATCAGTTCCagctatcctcaaatattacgttctATAATGCATTAaaatttggtgacgatccaactgtcggatcgtcaattcaaattttgatcaagtgaagtatcataatgaaactaagttcaaacaatcaaaccactTCATACAGATATCAATTATGAATTTAGGGCATCTAATTGGACTTAGACAGACTTCGTCGGCCGAGTGGCCACCCACTGCCGCATTCGCCGTCGCGGGTGGCGATCGGCCGCCCCGACTtaccggaaaattcaactaattctaaaaattaccaaattttacaggtatgtagatctcaatgagtgTAACAAGTTTcatacatgtggccaagtccaatttagcTTGGAAAGGCCCCAATTTCACTCGAACTGTCAGAAACTCTAAAATGGGTGTGCTGCGATTCGACTTCCTCGATGTTCCAATGCCCCTACAACTAATTGGGTCTTATTCTTGGGTCCAAggggagttgattaagggtggtggCGGGTGGTGTGACTCGCCGAAATGGCGGAATCACCATCAAAACTCCATGGGGTAACTCGCACGGTTTTACAAGGTTttggacctaaaaaccctcaatttTCGGTGGGAATGGAAGATGGGAGACGGTAGAAGAGGTTGAAGGTGAGAGATAGTTGGATTTCGCCTGAAAAAATGGTGGAAGTGGCCAGAAACCACTCCGGGTTGGTGCAAGTAAAGGGTCCACTAAAGatagagggaaaaaaaaaatcccttttTCCCTCATTGGTCCTTCTTTTCTTCATTACCTCTAATTGGCCCCCTTAAACTTCCACATAATTGGGTTGGTCACCATTTCCACGGGGagttttgaagaaaattaaaatctatAGTTTAGAAACATAACTTCAGATGTCTGTAACtgtaccgttataatccggacgTGTAAACGGCTTTCACCTATGCGTTtgtgagatcgagctctattcagaaatataaattgtgaccttgaAAGATTTGcagattttaaataataaattttcaaccttcaaacttcgtaactagtttaattaaaatctaaattcaaataaattaatataaattcccgaaaataacataaaatttcaataataacaatacgtagattataacagtgaaattcAGGAATGGGATTTTACaagcagtccattaatctaataattaatccaaaattattggcctgaAGCCCACTTTTAAACattaataattcaataatttatttttatactttgaaccgttgacatactttcgtagtaacgaagctctcatACTTAAGTTCCtgaagaacctcaaatccactacacttaaatcagcatattgcattctgtATTCTTacaggaacctctcttttatgaactaaacattcataaactaaattgaacctgtagtttcaaatttagtgcctttgaaacccgaagttttcataaaacaatacacctatgaaaacccgacgtttttcatgtAAACCATGTCTTAAAACTCAAATGtgctaactttgatgcttattgatgattcattcccatagcaccaatcacaatcttgttccctccaatttagtggattgtcgaaccgtcacaagtttgaATTTCCCTGATTTAGACGTTTCTTAtggaaaccactttatgtggggtacaagacgtgaatctccacttgactatcaagaagctgagaaaccattgacgccaacaatggcatggaagagctgaataagccttcgccatgatcttcattcgaagacttatgccctaagcattacaaatggaagtacctcccaaacaaggattccatggctctttggctcgctcctACGGACTgtttaatcatgaaagacattgcttgaagcacaccatgattatgtccatgaatgagtacaattctgaaatttataaatccgatcgaattttgcctatagaatacttttctcgtccttccatgtttctaactcacCCCTGAAGCAGTTGTGTAGAAagtggaagtttaccaaattctcggatctgattactaccacaaacatatggtagaattagggcctgccaaggtgtggcttCATGCCTGAAGTgtgatccttggcacctaagacctaagACTTTAAGAATAAAGGGATAATATTCCTAAGCTttaaccctgcagaatctacattcgtcttgatggaatagatcattggttatgcacctatgagtgcccctaccaatgttgttgaggagtaccattctcgtagtcaatatgtgagattgaTTTTGCTCCACCGAACATCTTTGGAaaagcagaattttgacatggatggccttgttggctGAATCCCCTTaataaaccatttactttgtgaacatttagtttggtgtatgttttacttatggataatcttattgatattgtcctcgattatgagttaattgaatcatgtttcttaatacatgtgaccggttcaattaaacacgtgattagggaggaatgtggggaagttagttgtttggatgaatgcatactacacacactaactttacacataaatcacatctctaacaacgacttcaggtctatccaacctgattaggagcattggcacgctcctcgttgtatgaatggtactgcatcaccatttaagggaccttaaattctcttcgtcgttgagtttttaaggatattcaagatgacaatgatcataaatgaaaccagtgaagaaaattgagtggaatatctttgcaccacctccaaaaatgagcctgaagttTTGCTTTGGGGCCAATGGGCTGTCTCCTAATTGGGAATACACTACATGTGGTCGGCCTGAAGCTTGGTGATTGAgtagtttacttgctttggcacgaccttttgggacacttaggtcaaaCAATGATGCTACGACGCATATTCTTACCCAAAGTAAGGATTTtatgcctacaagcacactttgccaagcctgctcattagggaaattgattttctatatcattcctCATAAGGATACGAAACAACTCTCTTTTCAcaatggattcaagggaatatatgtggactaatcaaacaaaaatgcggaccatataaatacttatggttttggttgatgaatcgacaaactggtcacatgtttgtccacacacattactACTAAACCTCCTGCCCAATTAAGGTTCACCATCCTACTTATCCCATAAAAGTCTGGGAGACtagataatgctggagagtttatatcgacaattttcgataaagtattgcatgtattttgggtttataattgaacatcgaattcccatgaTTCAGCCCAAATAGCCTcgcctagtgatcataaagtgcaatttaaatgattgcctgaattttggtaaacgtaccaagttttcagtttttgcctAGGGCTATGTAATCTTGTACGCAGTTATGTTGGTCTGCCCttaaggcccattgccacccaacctatatgacgttacagttCGTTACTGAGTACAAACCTAGcgattttcgtatttacgcatttgggtgtgcattccatgtgccaagttgcgctgCTGCAACGTACCAtcatgggtcctcaaagaaggatgtgtattttttgtcgattatgattctccttcataCTAGCTCTCTAAAAGCCCTTGcatgcgatctctttaccgctcatttgcgggttgtcactttaatgagacaatcttcccgtcgttagggagAGATAAGAATGTCAATGTTCCTAGAGAACGACACGAATTTGCGTGGACGTTACCCACTATGTCTCAACTCAATCCATGTACTGCACATATATGATAAGtaagtgcgatgaattctagatttcctctaatctagctaaagtgacgagatcatataccagctgtaAACATGCCTGTAAgaatagacgtacttaacgtaCGTTGAGTTAACATCCCTAGAGGGTGTGCCGCCCCTGTTGGACGGTTTGAACGCCCCTGTTAGACGGTCCGGTACACTGGCAGATAGACCCggcagtttttgacacgacatgaaaacgacatgaaaataacgggtttcgggtcaacacaaTAACTTATCgagtcattatcgggtgacccgttaataacgggttcttaataggtatacacgcgggtaacacgtgagtaacctgtttcgacctgttaaaaaaaattattttgataattttaaagtttaattactaaaagttttattataaaatacaatagcc
Protein-coding regions in this window:
- the LOC126591436 gene encoding uncharacterized protein LOC126591436; protein product: MEKGRAIASITNSLNKLDLISKSNPSPQIPQIQSSRTQLERAKTPPSLQSLCIGIVGRHLEDIIPDLAEIAFNFPPDIKVALVAIARRRKLLDDDVIVSLADHTWKSLDLSASDVSDFGLAKVAEICGSLQAVDISRCDKITAAGVSELVQRCQSLETLRCGGSPRSDHTARRCLDVFKPKLNDVEGDSWEELNTAEIVNGAESLRWLVWPKIDNDSLEGFATECLRITVNPKPSPFGFSGTQVPKEAFPDIQLDDSVVKDIDPKTWAVRGFTPKAIPSSLSSPEELSVAEKFRRAFEERDTRLAPKRAKNARQHRRRAERDWVMTDTRAKAVALASRASRSLHSWN